From one Pieris brassicae chromosome 5, ilPieBrab1.1, whole genome shotgun sequence genomic stretch:
- the LOC123709576 gene encoding integrin alpha-PS1 isoform X1 → MALKVNFTSALFLCILYSVCSFNLEPRIPVIKFGEEGSYFGFSVAEHLTITNENDKTSWLLVGAPLGQNLQPNTTKSGALWKCRLSTALRDCEQIVTDGKRTKYGKINTTLDSYHLSGPHPDEIKDGQWLGVSVRSQGPGKKAVVCAHRYIRKSGESQFGQGLCYTLGNDLQLVDVWEPCRGRSVQREHEEFGFCQVGTSSSLLEDDTLVLGSPGPYTWRGTIFTQDTNDDLIERDHVVYMGPVEDGYSPVEKYSYLGMSVSGASFFGDKPSYAAGAPRAHGTGQVVVFSKRVINDWARTDVDILNFTLLLNGEQFGSSFGYEVAAADVNGDGLPDLLVGAPFYFSRDSGGAVYLYLNKNHNLPKEYSLKLTGKEESQFGIAIANTGDLNKDGCEDIAIGSPYEGNGVVYIHMGDRKAGLKMKADQVIRAESLPIVMKTFGYSLSGGTDLDANGYPDLLVGAYENSSVALIRTKPIIDIKTSIRPSNTIINIDPTTQGCERDPNSNYTCFHFQACCIIKSLVRSSHSNIHELNYVVEAETFPGGRKYSRVFFGSEKSNIINQTIHLGKDEELCREHIVYLKNNTRDIQTPIRFQVTYKIVHVDPQFSSGGRLPDIDEYPVLNATATTAFSANFLNDCGLDAVCVSDLVVEPVLRLPKTEDGKAYALTLGQEEEIHLSVSVDNLAESAYEAQLFVRHHASLHYIAANISGKHMICTSVNKTIVSCLLENPFKKQAEGAAITIRFDARALEDNEPSVVFSIWANSTSRELHPGKRPVRVEALVIKNAELLIKGAARPEQVFYGGEVKGESAMTYFDDVGTRVIHTYQVFNEGPWRVSSLQVVISWPHQVSSENDQGKWLLYPEDVPTVDGEGDQSNGECFISESEINPLKLTTRPGTFEPYLENLEMDPFLSSGKLSVSSSEKENNSTRKRGVENKIRRRRDSDIVKAEAYTDKDGLRKHVVNMNCQKKTAKCIQFQCVIYRLGRMQATTITVKARLWNSTLVEDYPRVSHVNVASAAFIHIPEHYNIHQSDHRDDTATVETVAYPDLKISEPSEVPLWVIIVSIIVGLVVLVLLIIALWKLGFFKRSRPDPTLSGNLEKNNHESSPFIGRDRNGVR, encoded by the exons GCTCCTAGTTGGTGCACCTCTGGGCCAGAACCTCCAGCCGAACACGACAAAATCGGGTGCATTATGGAAATGTCGACTATCTACGGCACTACGCGACTGTGAACAAATCGTCACGGATGGAAAACGAA CGAAGTACGGCAAGATAAATACCA CTTTGGACTCCTATCATCTGTCTGGCCCGCATCCCGATGAAATCAAAGACGGTCAGTGGCTGGGAGTGTCGGTTCGCAGTCAAGGCCCTGGCAAGAAAGCTGTAGTTTGTGCACATAG ATACATCAGAAAGTCGGGGGAGTCTCAGTTTGGGCAAGGTCTGTGCTACACTCTGGGTAACGACCTTCAATTAGTGGATGTATGGGAGCCGTGTCGAGGTCGATCCGTGCAAag AGAGCACGAAGAGTTCGGGTTCTGTCAAGTTGGAACCAGTAGTTCCCTGCTGGAAGACGACACTTTGGTTTTGGGCAGTCCCGGTCCGTACACTTGGCGAGGAACCATTTTCACTCAGGACACCAACGATGATCTAATAGAACGAGATCACGTGGTCTATATGGGCCCCGTGGAAGATGGCTACAGTCCCGTTGAAAAATATAGCTATTTAG GAATGTCAGTATCAGGCGCCAGTTTTTTTGGAGACAAGCCATCGTACGCCGCAGGGGCCCCTAGAGCCCACGGCACCGGCCAAGTTGTGGTTTTCAGTAAACGAGTTATTAACGACTGGGCAAGAACTGatgtagatattttaaatttcacctTGTTGTTGAACGGAGAACAGTTTGGGTCCAGTTTTGGTTATGAGGTTGCGGCTGCCGACGTCAATGGAGATGG cCTTCCAGACCTCTTAGTGGGTGCACCTTTTTATTTCTCACGCGACTCCGGCGGTGCCGTTTATCTCTATCTCAATAAAAACCACAATCTGCCTAAAGAATATTCTCTCAAACTAACGGGGAAAGAGGAATCTCAATTCGGAATAGCCATAGCCAACACGGGAGACTTAAACAAAGACGGGTGTGAAGATATAGCGATCGGAAGTCCTTACGAAGGGAACGGCGTCGTCTACATACACATGGGTGATCGGAAGGCTGGACTCAAAATGAAAGCGGATCAAGTGATTAGAGCCGAGTCGTTGCCAATAGTTATGAAGACTTTTGGCTACTCCTTATCCGGTGGAACCGATCTCGATGCTAACGGATATCCCGATCTGTTGGTCGGCGCTTATGAAAAT AGTAGCGTGGCGCTAATTCGTACGAAACCGATAATAGATATAAAGACGTCGATCCGACCGtcgaatacaattattaacatCGACCCGACGACACAGGGATGTGAAAGAGATCCCAATTCGAACTACACGTGTTTCCATTTCCAAGCATGCTGCATAATCAAATCTCTAGTGAGATCGTCGCACAGCAACATTCACGAACTGAATTACGTAGTGGAAGCGGAAACCTTTCCCGGAGGACGAAAGTATTCCAGGGTGTTCTTCGGTTCAGAGAAATCGAACATCATAAACCAAACTATACATTTGGGAAAAGACGAGGAGCTCTGTCGCGAGCATATCGTGTACCTCAAGAATAACACCAGAGACATACAGACCCCGATCAGA TTCCAAGTGACGTACAAAATCGTCCACGTCGACCCTCAGTTCTCGAGCGGAGGGCGCCTGCCGGACATAGACGAGTATCCGGTGTTAAACGCCACGGCCACCACGGCCTTCAGCGCAAACTTCTTGAACGACTGCGGCCTCGACGCCGTCTGCGTCAGCGATTTGGTCGTGGAGCCCGTGCTGCGGCTGCCCAAGA CCGAAGATGGAAAGGCGTACGCGTTGACCCTGGGCCAAGAGGAGGAGATCCACCTCTCCGTGTCCGTGGACAACTTGGCCGAGTCTGCTTACGAAGCGCAACTCTTCGTGCGACATCACGCCAGTCTGCATTACATCGCCGCTAATATCAGT GGCAAGCACATGATTTGCACGAGCGTGAACAAGACGATCGTCTCGTGCCTCCTCGAGAACCCTTTCAAGAAGCAAGCCGAAGGAGCGGCCATCACCATCCGCTTCGACGCCAGAGCCTTGGAGGACAACGAACCCTCCGTGGTATTCTCGATCTGGGCGAACTCCACGTCCAGAGAGCTGCACCCCGGCAAGAGACCGGTTCGCGTCGAGGCGCTGGTTATTAAGAACGCCGAGTTGCTCATTAAAGG AGCTGCGCGGCCCGAACAAGTGTTCTACGGAGGCGAAGTGAAGGGAGAATCTGCCATGACGTACTTCGACGACGTCGGCACCAGAGTCATTCATACGTATCAG GTCTTCAACGAAGGCCCGTGGCGCGTGTCCTCTCTGCAGGTGGTGATTTCTTGGCCCCACCAGGTGTCTTCGGAGAACGATCAGGGCAAGTGGCTGCTCTATCCTGAAGACGTGCCCACCGTAGACGGAGAAGGCG ATCAAAGCAACGGCGAATGTTTTATTTCGGAAAGTGAAATAAATCCCCTGAAACTGACGACACGCCCCGGCACCTTCGAGCCCTACTTAGAGAATCTAGAAATGGACCCCTTCCTCAGTTCGGGCAAACTGAGCGTGTCTTCCAGCGAAAAAGAGAATAACTCTACGCGCAAGAGAGGAGTGGAGAATAAGATCAGGAGGAGGAGAGACAGCGACATCGTGAAGGCCGAAGCGTACACGGACAAGGATGGCCTCAGGAAGCACGTCGTCAACATG AATTGCCAGAAGAAGACCGCCAAATGCATCCAGTTCCAGTGCGTGATCTACCGCTTGGGACGGATGCAGGCCACCACCATCACGGTGAAAGCTCGGCTTTGGAACTCCACGCTCGTGGAGGACTACCCGCGGGTCAGCCACGTCAACGTCGCCTCCGCGGCCTTCATCCACATTCCCGAACATTACAACATCCACCAGAGCGACCACCGCGACGACACCGCCACG GTGGAGACGGTGGCGTATCCGGATCTGAAGATAAGCGAGCCCTCGGAGGTGCCGCTGTGGGTGATAATAGTGTCGATAATCGTGGGTCTCGTCGTGCTGGTGCTGCTCATCATAGCCCTCTGGAAGCTGGGCTTCTTCAAGAGGAGCAGACCGGATCCGACCCTGTCCGGCAACCTGGAGAAGAACAATCACGAGTCTAGTCCCTTCATAGGCCGCGACCGGAACGGCGTTCGATAG
- the LOC123709576 gene encoding integrin alpha-PS1 isoform X2 — translation MALKVNFTSALFLCILYSVCSFNLEPRIPVIKFGEEGSYFGFSVAEHLTITNENDKTSWLLVGAPLGQNLQPNTTKSGALWKCRLSTALRDCEQIVTDGKRTLDSYHLSGPHPDEIKDGQWLGVSVRSQGPGKKAVVCAHRYIRKSGESQFGQGLCYTLGNDLQLVDVWEPCRGRSVQREHEEFGFCQVGTSSSLLEDDTLVLGSPGPYTWRGTIFTQDTNDDLIERDHVVYMGPVEDGYSPVEKYSYLGMSVSGASFFGDKPSYAAGAPRAHGTGQVVVFSKRVINDWARTDVDILNFTLLLNGEQFGSSFGYEVAAADVNGDGLPDLLVGAPFYFSRDSGGAVYLYLNKNHNLPKEYSLKLTGKEESQFGIAIANTGDLNKDGCEDIAIGSPYEGNGVVYIHMGDRKAGLKMKADQVIRAESLPIVMKTFGYSLSGGTDLDANGYPDLLVGAYENSSVALIRTKPIIDIKTSIRPSNTIINIDPTTQGCERDPNSNYTCFHFQACCIIKSLVRSSHSNIHELNYVVEAETFPGGRKYSRVFFGSEKSNIINQTIHLGKDEELCREHIVYLKNNTRDIQTPIRFQVTYKIVHVDPQFSSGGRLPDIDEYPVLNATATTAFSANFLNDCGLDAVCVSDLVVEPVLRLPKTEDGKAYALTLGQEEEIHLSVSVDNLAESAYEAQLFVRHHASLHYIAANISGKHMICTSVNKTIVSCLLENPFKKQAEGAAITIRFDARALEDNEPSVVFSIWANSTSRELHPGKRPVRVEALVIKNAELLIKGAARPEQVFYGGEVKGESAMTYFDDVGTRVIHTYQVFNEGPWRVSSLQVVISWPHQVSSENDQGKWLLYPEDVPTVDGEGDQSNGECFISESEINPLKLTTRPGTFEPYLENLEMDPFLSSGKLSVSSSEKENNSTRKRGVENKIRRRRDSDIVKAEAYTDKDGLRKHVVNMNCQKKTAKCIQFQCVIYRLGRMQATTITVKARLWNSTLVEDYPRVSHVNVASAAFIHIPEHYNIHQSDHRDDTATVETVAYPDLKISEPSEVPLWVIIVSIIVGLVVLVLLIIALWKLGFFKRSRPDPTLSGNLEKNNHESSPFIGRDRNGVR, via the exons GCTCCTAGTTGGTGCACCTCTGGGCCAGAACCTCCAGCCGAACACGACAAAATCGGGTGCATTATGGAAATGTCGACTATCTACGGCACTACGCGACTGTGAACAAATCGTCACGGATGGAAAACGAA CTTTGGACTCCTATCATCTGTCTGGCCCGCATCCCGATGAAATCAAAGACGGTCAGTGGCTGGGAGTGTCGGTTCGCAGTCAAGGCCCTGGCAAGAAAGCTGTAGTTTGTGCACATAG ATACATCAGAAAGTCGGGGGAGTCTCAGTTTGGGCAAGGTCTGTGCTACACTCTGGGTAACGACCTTCAATTAGTGGATGTATGGGAGCCGTGTCGAGGTCGATCCGTGCAAag AGAGCACGAAGAGTTCGGGTTCTGTCAAGTTGGAACCAGTAGTTCCCTGCTGGAAGACGACACTTTGGTTTTGGGCAGTCCCGGTCCGTACACTTGGCGAGGAACCATTTTCACTCAGGACACCAACGATGATCTAATAGAACGAGATCACGTGGTCTATATGGGCCCCGTGGAAGATGGCTACAGTCCCGTTGAAAAATATAGCTATTTAG GAATGTCAGTATCAGGCGCCAGTTTTTTTGGAGACAAGCCATCGTACGCCGCAGGGGCCCCTAGAGCCCACGGCACCGGCCAAGTTGTGGTTTTCAGTAAACGAGTTATTAACGACTGGGCAAGAACTGatgtagatattttaaatttcacctTGTTGTTGAACGGAGAACAGTTTGGGTCCAGTTTTGGTTATGAGGTTGCGGCTGCCGACGTCAATGGAGATGG cCTTCCAGACCTCTTAGTGGGTGCACCTTTTTATTTCTCACGCGACTCCGGCGGTGCCGTTTATCTCTATCTCAATAAAAACCACAATCTGCCTAAAGAATATTCTCTCAAACTAACGGGGAAAGAGGAATCTCAATTCGGAATAGCCATAGCCAACACGGGAGACTTAAACAAAGACGGGTGTGAAGATATAGCGATCGGAAGTCCTTACGAAGGGAACGGCGTCGTCTACATACACATGGGTGATCGGAAGGCTGGACTCAAAATGAAAGCGGATCAAGTGATTAGAGCCGAGTCGTTGCCAATAGTTATGAAGACTTTTGGCTACTCCTTATCCGGTGGAACCGATCTCGATGCTAACGGATATCCCGATCTGTTGGTCGGCGCTTATGAAAAT AGTAGCGTGGCGCTAATTCGTACGAAACCGATAATAGATATAAAGACGTCGATCCGACCGtcgaatacaattattaacatCGACCCGACGACACAGGGATGTGAAAGAGATCCCAATTCGAACTACACGTGTTTCCATTTCCAAGCATGCTGCATAATCAAATCTCTAGTGAGATCGTCGCACAGCAACATTCACGAACTGAATTACGTAGTGGAAGCGGAAACCTTTCCCGGAGGACGAAAGTATTCCAGGGTGTTCTTCGGTTCAGAGAAATCGAACATCATAAACCAAACTATACATTTGGGAAAAGACGAGGAGCTCTGTCGCGAGCATATCGTGTACCTCAAGAATAACACCAGAGACATACAGACCCCGATCAGA TTCCAAGTGACGTACAAAATCGTCCACGTCGACCCTCAGTTCTCGAGCGGAGGGCGCCTGCCGGACATAGACGAGTATCCGGTGTTAAACGCCACGGCCACCACGGCCTTCAGCGCAAACTTCTTGAACGACTGCGGCCTCGACGCCGTCTGCGTCAGCGATTTGGTCGTGGAGCCCGTGCTGCGGCTGCCCAAGA CCGAAGATGGAAAGGCGTACGCGTTGACCCTGGGCCAAGAGGAGGAGATCCACCTCTCCGTGTCCGTGGACAACTTGGCCGAGTCTGCTTACGAAGCGCAACTCTTCGTGCGACATCACGCCAGTCTGCATTACATCGCCGCTAATATCAGT GGCAAGCACATGATTTGCACGAGCGTGAACAAGACGATCGTCTCGTGCCTCCTCGAGAACCCTTTCAAGAAGCAAGCCGAAGGAGCGGCCATCACCATCCGCTTCGACGCCAGAGCCTTGGAGGACAACGAACCCTCCGTGGTATTCTCGATCTGGGCGAACTCCACGTCCAGAGAGCTGCACCCCGGCAAGAGACCGGTTCGCGTCGAGGCGCTGGTTATTAAGAACGCCGAGTTGCTCATTAAAGG AGCTGCGCGGCCCGAACAAGTGTTCTACGGAGGCGAAGTGAAGGGAGAATCTGCCATGACGTACTTCGACGACGTCGGCACCAGAGTCATTCATACGTATCAG GTCTTCAACGAAGGCCCGTGGCGCGTGTCCTCTCTGCAGGTGGTGATTTCTTGGCCCCACCAGGTGTCTTCGGAGAACGATCAGGGCAAGTGGCTGCTCTATCCTGAAGACGTGCCCACCGTAGACGGAGAAGGCG ATCAAAGCAACGGCGAATGTTTTATTTCGGAAAGTGAAATAAATCCCCTGAAACTGACGACACGCCCCGGCACCTTCGAGCCCTACTTAGAGAATCTAGAAATGGACCCCTTCCTCAGTTCGGGCAAACTGAGCGTGTCTTCCAGCGAAAAAGAGAATAACTCTACGCGCAAGAGAGGAGTGGAGAATAAGATCAGGAGGAGGAGAGACAGCGACATCGTGAAGGCCGAAGCGTACACGGACAAGGATGGCCTCAGGAAGCACGTCGTCAACATG AATTGCCAGAAGAAGACCGCCAAATGCATCCAGTTCCAGTGCGTGATCTACCGCTTGGGACGGATGCAGGCCACCACCATCACGGTGAAAGCTCGGCTTTGGAACTCCACGCTCGTGGAGGACTACCCGCGGGTCAGCCACGTCAACGTCGCCTCCGCGGCCTTCATCCACATTCCCGAACATTACAACATCCACCAGAGCGACCACCGCGACGACACCGCCACG GTGGAGACGGTGGCGTATCCGGATCTGAAGATAAGCGAGCCCTCGGAGGTGCCGCTGTGGGTGATAATAGTGTCGATAATCGTGGGTCTCGTCGTGCTGGTGCTGCTCATCATAGCCCTCTGGAAGCTGGGCTTCTTCAAGAGGAGCAGACCGGATCCGACCCTGTCCGGCAACCTGGAGAAGAACAATCACGAGTCTAGTCCCTTCATAGGCCGCGACCGGAACGGCGTTCGATAG